Proteins encoded together in one Kutzneria kofuensis window:
- a CDS encoding serine/threonine-protein kinase: MTVDGRVVAGRYRLGRRIGSGAMGVVWQAHDELLYRTVAVKQLLLQPGQTEADAEEARRRAMREGRIAARLQHPNAVAVFDVVDEGDGMPWLVMEYVPSRSLSAVLEEQGTLPPQEAARIGMHVASALAAAHAAGIVHRDVKPGNVLLGDDGTVKITDFGISRAQGDSTVTATGMLAGTPAYLAPEIAKGHDPTPSSDVFSLGATLYAAVEGVPPFGLSDNPLALLHKVASGQIEPPRQAGPLTQPLLSLLSSEPTERVTMVRCRDALGAVAAGQPAPPMPIPQQAHMPTVATNAQRPAPMATRVEQRPVGGPSRSTSTTALPPVRPKGQQQSGGMNRGALIGIVAAVVVAVIVGVIVVSNQMTGNRPDNQGGGGNAQAGGSTSTTTNAPAVTSISRQPVTSSPDESVQQQTITDFYAQLPNNAQNAAAAYLSPDFIGGADSFVSQMSGLKSVTLDNIRPGDFFFQADEHLVSKDGTKTVQPVGIGLKWAGSQLYINKVQNLGAAKPES, encoded by the coding sequence GTGACCGTCGATGGCCGGGTAGTCGCGGGCCGTTACCGCTTGGGCCGACGGATCGGCAGCGGCGCGATGGGCGTCGTGTGGCAGGCGCACGACGAACTTCTGTACCGCACCGTGGCGGTCAAGCAGCTGTTGCTGCAGCCGGGGCAGACCGAGGCGGACGCCGAGGAGGCACGCCGCCGCGCGATGCGTGAGGGCCGCATCGCCGCGCGACTTCAGCATCCCAACGCGGTCGCGGTGTTCGACGTCGTGGACGAGGGCGACGGCATGCCGTGGCTGGTGATGGAGTACGTGCCGTCCCGCAGCCTGTCCGCGGTGCTGGAGGAGCAGGGCACGCTGCCGCCGCAGGAGGCGGCCCGCATCGGCATGCACGTGGCCTCAGCGCTGGCCGCCGCGCACGCCGCCGGCATCGTGCACCGGGATGTCAAGCCCGGCAACGTGTTGCTCGGCGACGACGGCACCGTGAAGATCACCGACTTCGGCATCTCGCGGGCCCAGGGCGACTCGACGGTGACGGCCACCGGCATGCTCGCCGGCACGCCGGCGTATCTCGCGCCGGAGATCGCCAAGGGCCACGACCCGACCCCGTCCTCGGACGTTTTCTCCCTTGGCGCAACGCTTTACGCCGCGGTGGAGGGCGTTCCGCCGTTCGGTCTCAGCGACAACCCGTTGGCACTGCTGCACAAGGTGGCGTCCGGCCAGATCGAGCCGCCGCGCCAGGCGGGGCCGCTCACCCAGCCGCTGCTGTCGCTGCTGTCGTCGGAGCCGACCGAGCGCGTGACGATGGTGCGCTGCCGGGACGCGCTGGGTGCGGTGGCCGCGGGCCAGCCGGCGCCGCCGATGCCGATCCCGCAGCAGGCGCACATGCCGACCGTGGCGACCAACGCGCAGCGGCCGGCGCCGATGGCGACGCGGGTGGAACAGCGTCCGGTCGGCGGCCCGTCGCGGTCCACCTCGACCACGGCGCTGCCGCCCGTTCGGCCGAAGGGCCAGCAGCAGTCGGGCGGCATGAATCGCGGGGCCCTGATCGGCATCGTCGCGGCGGTTGTCGTCGCGGTGATCGTCGGCGTGATCGTGGTCAGCAACCAGATGACCGGCAACCGGCCGGACAACCAGGGCGGCGGCGGCAACGCGCAGGCCGGCGGCAGCACGTCGACCACGACGAACGCGCCCGCGGTGACGTCCATCTCGCGCCAGCCCGTCACGTCGTCGCCGGACGAGAGCGTGCAGCAGCAGACGATCACCGACTTCTACGCGCAGCTGCCCAACAACGCGCAGAACGCGGCCGCCGCCTACCTCAGCCCGGACTTCATCGGCGGCGCGGACTCGTTCGTCAGCCAGATGAGCGGGCTGAAGTCGGTGACGCTGGACAACATCCGGCCCGGCGACTTCTTCTTCCAGGCCGACGAGCACCTGGTGAGCAAGGACGGCACGAAGACCGTGCAGCCGGTCGGCATCGGGCTGAAGTGGGCCGGGAGCCAGCTCTACATCAACAAGGTGCAGAACCTGGGCGCGGCGAAGCCGGAGAGCTGA
- a CDS encoding glutathione peroxidase: MSILDLQLTTLGGEPTTLGALGDKALLVVNVASRCGLTPQYAGLERLHERYADRGFSVVGIPCNQFMGQEPGSAEEIQTFCSTTYGVTFPMMAKVEVNGEDRHPLYTELTQTADAEGAAGDVQWNFEKFLVAPGGKVVGRFRPRTEPEDAGLVAAVESVLPA, from the coding sequence ATGAGCATCCTGGATCTTCAGCTGACCACACTCGGCGGCGAGCCGACCACCCTGGGCGCGCTCGGTGACAAGGCGCTACTCGTGGTGAACGTGGCGTCCCGCTGCGGCCTGACCCCGCAGTACGCCGGCCTGGAGCGGCTGCACGAGCGCTACGCCGACCGCGGCTTCAGCGTCGTCGGCATCCCGTGCAACCAGTTCATGGGCCAGGAGCCCGGCAGCGCCGAGGAGATCCAGACCTTCTGCTCCACCACGTACGGCGTGACGTTCCCGATGATGGCCAAGGTCGAGGTCAACGGGGAGGACCGGCACCCGCTCTACACCGAGCTCACCCAGACCGCGGACGCCGAGGGCGCCGCCGGCGACGTGCAGTGGAACTTCGAGAAGTTCCTGGTCGCGCCGGGCGGCAAGGTGGTCGGCCGGTTCCGGCCGCGGACCGAGCCCGAGGACGCCGGGCTGGTCGCGGCCGTCGAATCCGTGCTGCCGGCCTGA
- a CDS encoding amidase, with product MTELHELSALEQAAAVRAREVSPVELVDHHLDRIERLDSLLFAFVTMTAEQARAQAKEAEQAVLSTPDELPPLHGVPTAIKDLTITRDAPTAFGSRALLGFQSPVNAHAVTALRRAGLISLGKTATPEFGLTAHSETDFGVETRTPWNVRYSAGGSSGGAGAAVAGGFVPIAQGSDGGGSIRIPASVCGLVGLKPSWGRVSDGPTPPDATRLSVRGVLTRTVRDSAAGLDALVAYKPGSLVPIAGPDGSFLAQADREPGRLRIGRFTAAPSGVDVDPECVRAVDVATELLVGAGHVVEEIEPPAGPALTDAFLKVWALLAAAAPVPADKELLLRPVTRMLRERGAGIGGAEALGLLAALQGAARPIIDRTAEYDVVLCPTLAMPPRPAGWFTEADDPVEEFERTMRFVAFTPVQNVTGQPAVSLPVHWTADGLPVGVMLVGRPADEATLISLSAQLEAASGWVHQRPELPPRESRCGAHRNVRTEQN from the coding sequence GTGACCGAGTTGCACGAGCTGTCGGCGCTGGAGCAGGCCGCTGCGGTCCGGGCCCGCGAGGTGAGCCCCGTCGAGCTGGTCGACCACCACCTGGATCGGATCGAGCGGCTGGACAGCCTGCTGTTCGCCTTCGTGACGATGACCGCCGAGCAGGCCCGGGCGCAGGCCAAGGAGGCCGAGCAGGCAGTGCTCAGCACGCCTGACGAGCTGCCGCCGCTGCACGGCGTGCCGACGGCGATCAAGGATCTGACCATCACCCGGGACGCCCCGACGGCGTTCGGCTCCCGGGCCCTGCTGGGCTTCCAGTCGCCGGTGAACGCCCACGCCGTGACGGCGCTGCGGCGCGCCGGCCTGATCAGCCTGGGCAAGACCGCCACCCCGGAATTCGGGCTCACCGCCCACTCGGAGACGGACTTCGGCGTCGAGACGCGGACGCCGTGGAACGTCCGGTACTCGGCCGGCGGCTCCAGCGGCGGGGCGGGCGCGGCGGTCGCCGGCGGGTTCGTGCCGATCGCGCAGGGCAGCGACGGCGGCGGCTCGATCCGCATCCCCGCCAGCGTGTGCGGCCTGGTCGGGCTGAAGCCGTCCTGGGGGCGGGTCTCCGACGGGCCGACGCCGCCGGACGCGACGCGGCTGTCCGTGCGCGGCGTGCTGACCCGCACCGTGCGCGACTCCGCCGCCGGCCTGGACGCCCTCGTCGCGTACAAGCCGGGCAGCCTGGTGCCCATCGCCGGGCCGGACGGGTCGTTCCTGGCGCAGGCCGACCGGGAGCCGGGGCGGCTGCGGATCGGCCGGTTCACCGCCGCGCCGAGCGGGGTCGACGTGGATCCGGAGTGCGTGCGGGCCGTGGACGTGGCGACCGAGCTGCTGGTCGGCGCCGGGCATGTCGTCGAGGAGATCGAGCCGCCGGCCGGGCCCGCCCTCACGGACGCGTTCCTGAAGGTGTGGGCCCTGCTGGCGGCGGCCGCGCCCGTGCCGGCGGACAAGGAGCTCCTGCTGCGGCCCGTGACGCGGATGCTGCGCGAGCGGGGCGCCGGGATCGGCGGCGCGGAGGCGCTGGGCCTGCTGGCGGCGTTGCAGGGGGCGGCCCGGCCGATCATCGACCGGACGGCGGAGTACGACGTCGTCCTCTGTCCCACGCTCGCGATGCCGCCCCGGCCGGCCGGCTGGTTCACCGAGGCCGACGACCCGGTGGAGGAGTTCGAGCGGACCATGCGGTTCGTGGCGTTCACGCCGGTGCAGAACGTGACCGGCCAGCCGGCGGTGTCGCTGCCGGTGCACTGGACCGCCGACGGGCTGCCGGTGGGCGTCATGCTGGTCGGGCGGCCGGCCGACGAGGCGACGCTGATCTCGCTGAGCGCCCAGCTGGAGGCCGCCAGCGGCTGGGTGCACCAACGGCCGGAGCTGCCCCCCCGCGAGTCACGCTGTGGGGCACACCGAAATGTAAGAACCGAGCAGAACTGA
- a CDS encoding DsbA family oxidoreductase has translation MRVDIWSDIVCPWCYVGKRRFERALAAFEHRDRIEVVHHSFQLDPSYPAGHTEPTVEMLSRKYGMSVDEAAQMEARLEQTAAGDGLEYHMDGLHIGNTADAHRVVHLARSHGRQDAMVERLFRAHFTEKLSVFSHDSLIALAVEVGLDADEVRSVLESDRYAAEVDEDARAAARLGANGVPFFVIDMRYGVSGAQPTELFTQALTEAWDTSEYARS, from the coding sequence GTGCGCGTCGACATCTGGTCCGACATCGTCTGCCCGTGGTGCTACGTGGGCAAGCGGCGGTTCGAGCGGGCCCTGGCCGCGTTCGAGCACCGCGACCGGATCGAGGTCGTGCACCACTCCTTCCAGCTCGACCCGTCGTACCCCGCCGGCCACACCGAGCCGACCGTGGAGATGCTGTCCCGCAAGTACGGCATGAGCGTCGACGAGGCCGCGCAGATGGAGGCCCGGCTGGAGCAGACCGCCGCCGGCGACGGCCTCGAGTACCACATGGACGGCCTGCACATCGGCAACACCGCCGACGCGCACCGGGTCGTGCACCTGGCCCGCTCGCACGGGCGGCAGGACGCCATGGTGGAGCGCCTGTTCCGGGCCCACTTCACCGAGAAGCTCTCCGTCTTCTCCCACGACTCCCTGATCGCCCTGGCCGTCGAGGTCGGCCTGGACGCCGACGAGGTGCGGTCCGTGCTGGAGTCGGACCGGTACGCCGCCGAGGTCGACGAGGACGCTCGGGCCGCCGCCCGCCTCGGCGCCAACGGCGTCCCGTTCTTCGTGATCGACATGCGCTACGGGGTGTCCGGCGCGCAGCCGACCGAGCTGTTCACCCAGGCCCTCACCGAGGCCTGGGACACGTCCGAATACGCCCGAAGTTGA
- a CDS encoding serine/threonine-protein kinase, with translation MAGRYVLVRTLGAGGMGTVWLARDLLLGRDVAVKEVTGQGERVLREARAAARIVHPNVVTVYDVVEHDDRQWIVMQHVDSRTLADVIAEDGPMSPDRAAEIGLDLLAALRAAHDSGVLHRDVKPGNVLLDSAGHAYLADFGIASAEGDSTLTAAGTLVGAPAYMAPERVQGLECGPESDFWSLGVTIYAAVEGIVPFDRTDPLATMTSVLMDPPPAPTRAGWLTPLLTRLLDKDPAGRPGPDEIFTALSGSPLVQTTVPMHPGPPQHRRRAPMAVGAFALAAVVGVMLFLFRTGPPPADSHTPAAPPSMTTTNHAPEQIAPVRATTTSTARNTTSSTPETTTSTTTTTETTTEPPTTTTTTTAVTTEPTTTPENTSTTAREQTSVSPTS, from the coding sequence GTGGCCGGTAGATATGTGCTGGTCAGGACGCTGGGCGCGGGCGGCATGGGCACCGTGTGGCTGGCCAGGGACCTGCTGCTGGGCCGGGACGTGGCCGTCAAGGAAGTCACCGGACAGGGTGAACGCGTGCTGCGGGAGGCCCGCGCCGCCGCCCGGATCGTGCACCCGAACGTGGTCACCGTCTACGACGTCGTCGAGCACGACGACCGGCAGTGGATCGTCATGCAGCACGTGGACTCGCGGACGCTGGCCGACGTGATCGCCGAGGACGGCCCGATGTCGCCGGACCGCGCCGCGGAAATCGGCCTGGACCTCCTCGCCGCACTGCGGGCGGCGCACGACAGCGGCGTGCTGCACCGGGACGTCAAGCCCGGCAACGTGCTGCTCGACTCCGCCGGGCACGCGTACCTGGCCGACTTCGGCATCGCCAGCGCCGAGGGCGACAGCACGCTCACCGCGGCCGGCACGCTGGTCGGCGCCCCCGCCTACATGGCGCCGGAGCGGGTGCAGGGGCTGGAATGCGGCCCCGAGTCGGACTTCTGGTCCCTCGGCGTGACGATCTACGCTGCTGTAGAAGGAATCGTGCCGTTCGACCGGACCGATCCGTTGGCCACCATGACCTCCGTGCTGATGGATCCGCCGCCGGCGCCCACCCGGGCCGGCTGGCTCACCCCGCTGCTGACCCGGTTGCTCGACAAGGATCCCGCCGGCCGACCCGGCCCCGACGAGATCTTCACGGCCCTCAGCGGCTCCCCGCTCGTGCAGACGACCGTGCCGATGCACCCCGGTCCCCCGCAGCACCGCCGACGCGCCCCGATGGCCGTCGGCGCTTTCGCGTTGGCGGCGGTCGTCGGCGTGATGCTGTTCCTGTTCCGCACGGGCCCGCCACCGGCCGACTCGCACACCCCGGCCGCTCCCCCGTCGATGACGACGACGAACCATGCGCCGGAGCAGATCGCGCCGGTGCGGGCGACCACCACGTCGACCGCCCGCAACACCACGTCGTCGACGCCTGAAACCACGACGTCGACGACGACAACAACCGAGACGACGACCGAGCCGCCAACGACGACGACCACCACCACCGCGGTCACCACCGAGCCGACGACCACACCCGAGAACACCAGCACCACGGCCAGGGAACAGACTTCCGTGTCGCCAACAAGTTGA
- the xylA gene encoding xylose isomerase → MEVDVAADPTPADRFSFGLWTVGWRANDPFGEPTRPALDPVESVHRLAELGAWGVSFHDDDLIPFGSDDAVREERVKRFRKAVDEAGLVVPMATTNLFTHPVFKDGGFTSNDRSVRRFALRKVLRNVDLAAELGASTYVLWGGREGSETDAAKDVRAALDRYREAMNILTQYVVDQGYRLRFAIEPKPNEPRGDILLPTIGHALGFISTLEHEELVGVNPEVGHEQMAGLNFVHGISQALWQDKLFHIDLNGQRGPRYDQDLIFGHGDLLSAFFLVDLLEQAGYGGPRHFDYKPLRTEDVTGVWASAAANMRTYLLLKERAAAFRADPEVGEALRAAKVDEILLPTLSRRETVAQLRASDPDFDPDAVGARGYGFVRLSQLALEHLVGARRS, encoded by the coding sequence ATGGAGGTCGACGTGGCCGCGGACCCGACACCGGCGGACAGATTCAGCTTCGGCCTGTGGACGGTCGGCTGGCGCGCCAACGACCCGTTCGGCGAGCCGACCCGGCCGGCACTGGACCCCGTCGAGTCGGTCCACCGGCTGGCCGAGCTCGGCGCGTGGGGCGTGTCCTTCCACGACGACGACCTGATCCCGTTCGGCTCCGACGACGCCGTGCGCGAGGAGCGGGTGAAGCGTTTCCGCAAGGCCGTCGACGAGGCCGGCCTGGTGGTGCCGATGGCGACCACGAACCTGTTCACCCATCCGGTGTTCAAGGACGGCGGTTTCACCAGCAACGACCGGTCGGTGCGGCGTTTCGCGCTGCGCAAGGTGTTGCGGAACGTGGATCTGGCGGCGGAGCTCGGCGCGTCGACGTATGTGCTGTGGGGCGGCCGTGAGGGGTCGGAGACCGACGCCGCCAAGGATGTCCGCGCGGCGCTGGACCGCTACCGCGAGGCGATGAACATCCTCACCCAGTACGTCGTCGATCAGGGCTACCGCCTGCGGTTCGCGATCGAGCCCAAGCCGAACGAACCGCGCGGCGACATCCTGCTGCCGACCATCGGCCACGCCCTCGGCTTCATCTCGACGCTGGAGCACGAGGAGCTGGTCGGCGTGAACCCCGAGGTCGGGCACGAGCAGATGGCCGGGCTGAACTTCGTGCACGGCATCTCGCAGGCGCTGTGGCAGGACAAGCTGTTCCACATCGACCTCAACGGCCAGCGCGGTCCCCGCTACGACCAGGACCTGATCTTCGGCCACGGCGACCTGCTGTCCGCGTTCTTCCTGGTGGACCTGTTGGAACAGGCCGGATACGGCGGCCCGCGGCACTTCGACTACAAGCCGCTGCGCACCGAGGACGTCACCGGCGTGTGGGCCAGCGCGGCCGCGAACATGCGGACCTACCTGCTGCTCAAGGAGCGTGCGGCGGCGTTCCGCGCCGATCCAGAGGTGGGCGAGGCGCTGCGGGCGGCCAAGGTGGACGAGATCCTGCTGCCGACGCTGTCCCGCCGCGAGACGGTGGCCCAGCTGCGGGCGTCCGATCCGGACTTCGACCCCGACGCGGTAGGGGCCAGGGGGTACGGCTTCGTGCGGCTGTCGCAGCTCGCGCTGGAGCATCTGGTGGGCGCGCGGCGGTCGTGA
- a CDS encoding ATP-binding protein gives MSTQDNTGVPAVGRVLLGRTDELAQLESKADLAVAGHGQAVLLRGPSGIGKTQLLRTAEQRFAARGMRVLRADCAEVSSGSGYAGVRALFEGIDQAMVHGPARWARAALTPAADGDVPSGGYAVLHGLYWLVVGLSSEQPLALIVDDAHWCDNSTLRWLDFLLRRADSLRLLVVVAQRSGIEGGELLTQLTTHECCTTLEVRPLGADDVVDLIAAGLDEVPAPSFAARCNDVSGGNPLLLYRLLGELRRNGVQPDAQSAELVQEMGRNVLAASVVAALAKQPEYVTEVARAAALVGTGRPHLVAALCRVPVRSVITALHLLVRCDVLDADRHDFVHDQVRTTILAGISEEELHATRARAARLLSDEGEPAETVAGHLLLTPVDEPWMPPVLRDAATSANRRGSAEAAIGYLQRALGSKWLDVDTRTRLQIDLAGLLAQVDPASALPTLREVLGRVSDPRERTTVAALFARAAQPVYSSQEAVELLVEVIDQLDAAIGPNPGPADQELRMLAEGTLLMSATDECSTLPLATARARMLPDPPGHTGAEMLTLSLMAMLSAFEGGSVETVLRRARTVMETPDVPMDGLTLLSASLAFEMAGDIDSALAGLERTLAETRRRAEPVMHVMALGFRAVLQRRRGELAEAAADAQTAADVAGQELPGLLLTLPQIAQAGVFADLGQPDRAMELLDQVVRPRYEEFGWEWYNYALVRAKVMRQLGDAAGALEMLRRCERSIDDAGITNPMYVLWWPEAVDILVELGRREEAAALVARMSEDVRRQWPIPKADGLIALVTGLVAEDPKDAVAPLTAAVERLEGCGAVPDRIRAGHRLGQALLRAGDVKQARQVLRATMDVATRSGERAELAEVGKLVVEAGGRVRKHIDSPMDALTGSERRVIAMAAEGLSNRAIAETLFVALRTVEVHLTSSYRKLGVSGRAELTAMLRAER, from the coding sequence TTGTCCACTCAGGACAACACCGGCGTCCCCGCGGTCGGCCGGGTCCTGCTGGGCAGGACCGACGAGCTGGCACAGCTGGAATCCAAGGCCGACCTCGCGGTCGCCGGGCACGGCCAGGCGGTGCTGCTGCGCGGGCCGTCCGGAATCGGCAAGACACAGCTGTTGCGCACCGCCGAGCAGCGCTTTGCCGCACGGGGCATGCGAGTGCTGCGGGCCGACTGCGCCGAGGTGAGCAGCGGTTCCGGTTACGCCGGCGTGCGGGCGCTGTTCGAGGGCATCGATCAGGCCATGGTTCACGGCCCTGCCCGCTGGGCTCGTGCCGCGCTGACTCCCGCCGCCGACGGCGACGTGCCCAGCGGCGGTTACGCGGTTCTGCACGGCCTCTACTGGCTTGTAGTTGGTCTGTCCAGCGAGCAACCGCTGGCGCTGATCGTCGACGACGCGCACTGGTGCGACAACTCCACCTTGCGCTGGTTGGACTTCCTGTTGCGGCGCGCGGACAGCCTCCGGTTGCTGGTGGTGGTCGCGCAGCGCAGCGGCATCGAGGGCGGCGAGCTGCTGACCCAGCTGACCACGCACGAATGCTGCACGACGCTGGAGGTGCGGCCGCTCGGCGCGGACGACGTCGTCGACCTGATCGCCGCCGGCCTGGACGAGGTGCCGGCGCCCTCGTTCGCCGCGCGCTGCAACGACGTCAGCGGCGGCAATCCGCTGCTGCTCTACCGGCTTCTGGGTGAGCTGCGGCGCAACGGCGTGCAGCCGGACGCGCAGAGCGCGGAGCTGGTGCAGGAGATGGGCCGGAACGTGCTGGCCGCGTCCGTCGTCGCCGCGCTGGCCAAACAGCCCGAGTACGTCACCGAAGTCGCCCGCGCGGCCGCGCTCGTCGGCACCGGGCGACCGCACCTGGTGGCCGCGCTGTGCCGGGTGCCGGTTCGCTCCGTGATCACCGCGCTGCACCTGCTCGTCCGCTGCGACGTGCTCGACGCCGACCGCCACGACTTCGTCCACGACCAGGTCCGAACCACCATCCTGGCCGGCATCTCCGAGGAGGAACTGCACGCCACCAGGGCGCGGGCGGCGCGGCTGCTCAGCGACGAGGGCGAGCCGGCCGAGACCGTCGCCGGCCATCTGCTGCTGACGCCGGTGGACGAGCCGTGGATGCCGCCGGTGCTGCGCGACGCCGCCACGAGCGCCAACCGGCGCGGCTCCGCCGAGGCGGCGATCGGCTACTTGCAGCGAGCGTTAGGATCCAAATGGTTGGACGTCGACACCCGCACCAGGTTGCAGATCGACCTGGCCGGCCTGCTCGCGCAGGTCGACCCGGCGAGCGCGCTGCCCACCCTGCGTGAGGTGCTGGGGCGGGTGTCGGACCCACGGGAGCGCACGACCGTCGCCGCACTGTTCGCCCGCGCCGCACAGCCGGTGTATTCCTCGCAGGAGGCGGTGGAACTGCTCGTCGAGGTGATCGACCAACTGGATGCCGCGATCGGGCCGAACCCCGGTCCCGCGGACCAGGAACTGCGCATGCTCGCCGAGGGCACGCTGCTGATGTCCGCAACCGACGAATGCTCGACACTGCCGCTGGCCACCGCGCGGGCCCGGATGTTGCCCGACCCGCCCGGCCACACCGGCGCGGAGATGCTGACCCTGTCGCTGATGGCGATGCTGTCCGCGTTCGAGGGCGGTTCGGTGGAAACCGTGTTGCGCCGCGCCCGTACGGTGATGGAGACACCGGACGTCCCGATGGACGGCCTGACGCTGCTGAGCGCCTCGCTGGCGTTCGAGATGGCCGGCGACATCGACTCGGCGCTGGCCGGGCTGGAGCGCACGCTGGCCGAGACGCGGCGGCGGGCCGAGCCGGTGATGCACGTGATGGCGCTGGGTTTCCGGGCCGTGCTGCAGCGCCGGCGCGGCGAACTGGCCGAGGCCGCCGCCGACGCGCAGACCGCGGCCGACGTCGCCGGCCAGGAACTGCCGGGCCTGCTGCTGACGTTGCCTCAGATCGCGCAGGCCGGCGTGTTCGCCGACCTCGGCCAGCCCGACCGGGCGATGGAGCTGCTCGACCAGGTGGTTCGGCCGCGGTACGAGGAATTCGGCTGGGAGTGGTACAACTACGCGCTCGTCCGGGCCAAGGTGATGCGGCAGCTCGGTGACGCGGCGGGCGCGCTGGAGATGCTGCGGCGCTGCGAGCGCAGCATCGACGACGCCGGCATCACCAATCCGATGTACGTGCTGTGGTGGCCGGAGGCCGTGGACATCCTCGTCGAGCTGGGCCGGCGCGAGGAGGCGGCGGCGCTGGTCGCCCGGATGAGCGAGGACGTGCGGCGGCAGTGGCCGATTCCCAAGGCGGACGGGTTGATCGCGCTCGTCACCGGGCTCGTCGCCGAGGACCCCAAGGACGCGGTGGCGCCGCTGACCGCGGCGGTCGAGCGGCTGGAGGGCTGCGGCGCGGTGCCGGACCGGATCCGCGCCGGGCACCGGCTCGGCCAGGCGCTGCTGCGCGCGGGTGACGTCAAGCAGGCGCGGCAGGTGCTGCGCGCGACCATGGACGTGGCCACCCGCAGCGGCGAGCGCGCCGAGCTGGCCGAGGTCGGCAAGCTCGTGGTGGAGGCGGGCGGCCGGGTGCGCAAGCACATCGACTCGCCGATGGACGCGCTGACCGGCAGCGAGCGGAGGGTGATCGCGATGGCCGCCGAGGGGCTGAGCAACCGGGCCATCGCCGAGACGCTGTTCGTCGCGCTGCGCACCGTCGAGGTCCACCTCACGAGCTCGTACCGCAAACTCGGGGTGTCCGGCCGTGCGGAGCTCACCGCGATGCTGCGAGCCGAGCGGTAA